A single genomic interval of Lathyrus oleraceus cultivar Zhongwan6 chromosome 7, CAAS_Psat_ZW6_1.0, whole genome shotgun sequence harbors:
- the LOC127107440 gene encoding uncharacterized protein LOC127107440, producing MASLKLLLSQARRHCFTNHPSHVHSPLSHSFFSQTRSFSSSESNPSTTPFEPIPIQPVSYPVKPQDPPPPEPQSSSDAPSLSQPSPPPPKSADGPEPPRAWTREDIRYVKDAPSITPVSYPVRVAPLPDDKGPAENDEMEKERRRIEAEDQLRKKMLKASEDEKLKVPFPLLIKPKQKEKPPLFDLSEAIRQVKANAKAKFDETVEAHIKLGIDSKRTELAVRGTVILPHGAPKAVSVAVFAEGAEAEEAKAAGADIVGGKELIEEIASGSNKLKVDKCFSTPGMAPHLGKIAQYLRKRRLMPDKKLGTLTSDIAGQLKELRQGRIEFKMESKSILHAGVGKVSYKEESLRENIGAFMNAVLQAKPAGLKKTSKYAGYVLSVHICSTIGPGIPVSIQSLSKAADNYKKAHVV from the exons ATGGCGTCACTGAAGCTTCTCCTCTCTCAAGCTCGCCGCCACTGCTTCACCAATCACCCTTCTCATGTCCACTCTCCCCTTTCTCATTCCTTCTTCTCTCAAACAAGATCCTTTTCTTCATCCGAATCAAACCCTTCAACCACACCCTTCGAACCCATTCCAATCCAACCCGTTTCCTACCCCGTTAAACCCCAAGACCCACCTCCACCGGAGCCCCAATCTTCCTCCGATGCCCCATCCCTCAGTCAACCTTCCCCACCTCCTCCTAAATCAGCGGACGGTCCCGAACCACCACGGGCATGGACGCGCGAAGATATTCGCTACGTGAAGGACGCCCCGTCGATTACTCCGGTGTCTTACCCTGTTCGGGTAGCTCCACTCCCGGACGATAAGGGTCCAGCTGAAAATGACGAAATGGAGAAGGAGAGGAGGAGAATTGAGGCAGAGGATCAGCTGAGGAAGAAGATGCTTAAAGCTtcggaagatgaaaagttgaaGGTGCCTTTTCCTTTGTTGATAAAGCCCAAGCAGAAGGAGAAACCACCTCTCTTTGATTTGTCTGAGGCCATTCGCCAAGTTAAG GCCAATGCCAAGGCAAAGTTTGACGAAACTGTTGAAGCACATATAAAACTGGGCATCGATTCCAAGCGAACAGAACTG GCAGTTCGTGGTACTGTGATTTTGCCTCATGGTGCTCCTAAG GCCGTCAGTGTGGCTGTTTTTGCAGAAGGGGCGGAGGCAGAAGAAGCAAAAGCTGCAGGAGCTGATATAGTTGGTGGTAAAGAGCTTATTGAGGAGATTGCTA GTGGTAGTAATAAGCTCAAAGTTGACAAGTGCTTCTCCACCCCTGGAATGGCACCTCATCTTGGAAAG ATAGCACAATATCTTAGAAAGCGCAGACTGATGCCGGACAAGAAA CTAGGTACTCTGACTAGTGATATTGCTGGGCAGTTAAAAGAGCTAAGACAGGGACGTATTGAGTTTAAAATGGAAAGTAAATCAATTTTGCATGCGGGAGTTGGAAAG GTAAGCTACAAAGAAGAGTCTTTACGGGAGAATATTGGTGCATTTATGAATGCTGTATTGCAAGCAAAGCCTGCTGGCTTAAAAAAGA CTTCCAAATATGCTGGGTATGTGCTGTCAGTCCATATATGCAGCACG ATTGGCCCAGGGATACCTGTATCAATTCAATCATTATCCAAAGCAGCAGATAACTATAAGAAAGCGCATGTGGTATGA